The following are encoded together in the Oceanobacillus zhaokaii genome:
- the ychF gene encoding redox-regulated ATPase YchF, with product MALTAGIVGLPNVGKSTLFNAITQAGAEAANYPFATIDPNVGIVEVPDDRLDKLTELVKPKKTVPTAFEFTDIAGIVEGASKGEGLGNQFLSHIRQVDAICQVVRCFVDPNITHVSGKIDPIDDIEIINLELILADLETVNKRYQRVEKLARQKDKDAVQEFDVLEKIKAGLEEEKPVRSLEFTEDQWKTVKGLHLLTSKPTLYVANVAEEEVADHDSNENIQKVKDYAAKENAEVIVVCARIEEEISELEPEEKAMFLEDLGIAESGLDKLIKASYNLLGLATYFTAGEQEVRAWTFKKGIKAPQAAGIIHTDFERGFIRAETVSYDDLLDAGTMAHAREKGKVRLEGKEYIVKDGDVIHFRFNV from the coding sequence ATGGCATTGACAGCAGGAATTGTTGGACTTCCAAACGTTGGAAAATCCACGCTATTTAATGCAATTACACAGGCTGGAGCAGAAGCAGCAAACTATCCATTTGCTACCATTGATCCGAATGTAGGAATTGTAGAAGTTCCAGACGACCGTTTAGATAAATTAACAGAATTAGTAAAACCGAAGAAAACTGTACCAACTGCATTTGAATTTACCGATATTGCAGGTATTGTTGAGGGTGCGAGTAAGGGAGAAGGACTAGGAAACCAGTTTCTTTCTCATATTCGCCAAGTAGATGCAATTTGCCAGGTGGTGCGTTGTTTTGTTGATCCAAACATTACGCACGTTTCAGGAAAAATTGACCCTATTGATGATATTGAAATCATCAATCTTGAGCTAATCTTAGCTGACTTAGAAACGGTAAACAAACGTTACCAGCGAGTTGAAAAGCTTGCGAGACAGAAGGATAAAGATGCGGTACAGGAATTTGATGTCCTTGAAAAGATTAAAGCAGGCCTGGAAGAGGAAAAGCCCGTACGATCTTTGGAATTCACAGAAGATCAGTGGAAGACTGTCAAAGGGCTGCATTTATTAACGAGCAAACCAACATTATATGTGGCAAACGTGGCCGAGGAAGAGGTTGCTGATCACGATTCCAATGAAAACATTCAAAAAGTAAAAGATTATGCTGCAAAAGAAAATGCTGAGGTTATTGTTGTTTGTGCACGAATCGAAGAGGAAATATCTGAATTAGAGCCCGAAGAAAAGGCAATGTTCTTAGAAGACTTAGGAATTGCTGAGTCTGGCTTAGATAAACTTATCAAAGCTTCCTATAATCTCTTAGGTTTGGCTACTTATTTTACAGCGGGTGAGCAAGAAGTACGTGCATGGACATTTAAAAAAGGCATTAAAGCGCCACAAGCAGCAGGAATTATTCATACGGATTTTGAGCGTGGATTTATTCGTGCCGAAACGGTTTCCTATGATGACCTATTGGATGCAGGAACGATGGCACATGCTCGTGAAAAAGGGAAGGTTCGTTTAG
- a CDS encoding DUF951 domain-containing protein, with the protein MEEKVFGLNDIVQMKKPHPCGENRWKIIRMGMDIRIKCQGCDHSVMIPRRDFGKKMKKVLERAEEK; encoded by the coding sequence ATGGAAGAAAAAGTATTCGGATTAAATGATATCGTTCAGATGAAGAAGCCTCATCCATGTGGAGAAAATCGATGGAAAATCATCCGTATGGGAATGGATATTCGCATAAAATGCCAAGGCTGCGATCATAGTGTAATGATACCGAGAAGAGATTTTGGGAAAAAGATGAAAAAGGTGCTTGAAAGAGCAGAAGAAAAATAG
- a CDS encoding HEAT repeat domain-containing protein — translation MKSSDSRLKGRGKIVFEDLHLYNGYTKMELIELIKSKEAYKRTIAVKLLSEKSDLSDDLMHLFLNTLAQEKKLYTKIELCDALSKGGRESAKVMVEYLGKIGNNQHKVLPTDGFNKNSYPLPRDIIARTLAHMDEEILPILLYVLKANNPFEIQEGIDAIGFICFNRKIHRHSQIIDALIQCLKDHYNDEIIRWKLVRSFESFNDINMIKILQHIEQEDIQPIIRIEAKRSLSIINNRTKGWKNDLSSV, via the coding sequence ATGAAAAGTTCTGATTCTCGGTTAAAGGGCCGTGGAAAGATTGTATTTGAAGATTTACATCTCTATAACGGTTACACAAAAATGGAACTAATAGAATTGATTAAATCTAAGGAAGCATATAAAAGAACGATAGCTGTAAAATTACTATCAGAGAAAAGTGATTTGAGCGATGATCTGATGCATTTGTTTCTTAATACTCTTGCACAAGAAAAAAAACTTTATACTAAGATCGAATTGTGTGATGCTCTCTCAAAGGGTGGCAGGGAGTCTGCTAAGGTTATGGTCGAATATTTAGGTAAGATAGGCAATAATCAGCATAAAGTATTACCTACTGATGGTTTCAATAAGAATAGCTATCCCTTGCCGAGAGACATTATTGCAAGAACTTTAGCTCATATGGATGAGGAAATTCTACCAATATTATTGTATGTACTAAAAGCAAACAATCCCTTTGAGATTCAAGAAGGGATTGATGCAATAGGGTTTATTTGTTTTAACCGTAAAATACATCGTCATTCTCAAATTATTGATGCACTTATACAATGTTTAAAGGACCATTACAATGATGAGATTATCCGTTGGAAATTGGTCAGGTCCTTTGAAAGTTTTAACGACATCAATATGATTAAAATTCTTCAGCACATCGAACAAGAGGATATTCAACCGATAATAAGAATTGAAGCTAAGCGATCACTAAGCATTATTAATAACCGTACGAAAGGCTGGAAAAATGACTTATCAAGTGTATAA